One stretch of Podospora pseudoanserina strain CBS 124.78 chromosome 4, whole genome shotgun sequence DNA includes these proteins:
- a CDS encoding hypothetical protein (EggNog:ENOG503NXRZ; COG:S): MQALVQESPMFRFWSNDPRGSNKTVEDGHLLSTCPGSAVNAPGASSEEPLTPISPKRRRPSFVNTTACPTAKRIKTEEHPGGLPSPTSACADNEDKNMLRGSSKSSDLERAKDAIQYQFGLEILLKHDELRLIDQELAKCQIALEQLRRCHLIPYPVQCPTPSQMLEISSGKGPVLQPKVGQPVPKWAPPFGVVDGPYARHYAKWLIPDPMFDGIQPEAPGLTETGRARNITAEGRATRNSMSDAGSFGKQRPARGNAGQRLNALSSGYPPVKDKQSPCTVKRSDGLTVKLVCIDCHRWDFSSTQGFINHCRIAHRRDFKSHEEAAVHCGHPIEVDDSGIIVADENKGCAPTPSVPSGLIHPLARKESISDQQAYKNILARINASLELYHAGKLPNVKCIPRARKPSGSNAAGSSSAGFVASSDAPYLSQLMQKKKLSGNLKDELNEAKVKMDWDMLSPGEDSDMDLCSGSDRAATPNKVSGSVARTPAVMRMPARSAVSPSQPPVVPRPASSKSQALAAAAGAGAELDADSPETPSYDDEMDVELSPNTMASNNAPSLVSDDGEYDDSDDAASDSSDAMEIESVSDVAEINLEEDVDVRDSAPRPIQHCRKINNTDKLKKDENRHVTFVSPGPVPKANTKGMRKQKM, encoded by the coding sequence ATGCAGGCTCTTGTCCAGGAATCGCCCATGTTTCGCTTTTGGTCCAACGACCCAAGGGGAAGCAACAAGACAGTAGAAGATGGTCACCTGCTATCAACGTGTCCCGGTTCCGCTGTGAATGCTCCCGGCGCATCCTCTGAGGAACCTCTCACACCCATCTCACCCAAAAGGCGCCGACCGAGCTTTGTCAATACCACCGCCTGCCCAACAGCCAAGCGCATCAAGACGGAAGAGCATCCCGGTGGTCTGCCGTCGCCCACCTCGGCATGTGCCGATAACGAGGACAAGAACATGCTGCGCGGGTCCAGCAAGAGTTCCGACCTCGAGCGTGCCAAGGATGCGATCCAGTACCAGTTCGGGCTCGAGATCCTCCTCAAGCACGACGAGCTTCGACTCATCGACCAGGAGTTGGCCAAGTGCCAGATTGCGCTCGAGCAACTCCGCCGGTGTCACCTGATTCCCTATCCTGTCCAATGTCCGACTCCCAGCCAGATGCTGGAGATTAGCAGCGGAAAGGGCCCCGTGCTTCAACCAAAAGTCGGTCAACCCGTACCCAAATGGGCGCCGCCTTTTGGTGTTGTCGACGGCCCTTATGCCCGTCATTATGCTAAGTGGCTTATCCCCGATCCCATGTTTGATGGCATTCAGCCCGAGGCCCCCGGCCTTACAGAGACTGGCCGGGCCAGAAATATCACGGCGGAAGGTAGGGCGACGAGGAACAGCATGTCGGATGCGGGCAGCTTTGGCAAGCAACGCCCTGCCCGTGGAAACGCAGGCCAGAGGCTCAATGCCCTATCCAGTGGATACCCTCCGGTCAAAGACAAGCAATCCCCGTGCACTGTCAAGCGTTCTGATGGCCTTACGGTCAAGTTGGTGTGCATCGACTGCCACAGATGGGACTTTTCAAGCACCCAAGGCTTCATCAACCACTGCCGTATTGCTCACAGACGGGATTTCAAGAGCCACGAAGAAGCCGCTGTTCATTGTGGTCACCCTATCGAGGTTGATGACAGCGGAATCATCGTTGCCGATGAGAACAAGGGCTGTGCGCCCACGCCCTCCGTTCCCTCTGGATTGATCCATCCCCTGGCCCGTAAGGAGTCTATTTCTGACCAGCAGGCTTACAAAAACATCCTTGCTCGCATCAACGCTTCGCTGGAGCTTTACCATGCCGGGAAGCTGCCCAATGTTAAGTGCATACCCCGTGCTCGCAAGCCGTCAGGGTCTAATGCCGCCGGGTCGTCCTCTGCTGGTTTCGTTGCTTCTTCCGATGCGCCTTATCTGTCCCAGCTGatgcagaagaagaagttgagTGGTAACCTGAAGGATGAGTTGAACGAGGCCAAGGTCAAGATGGATTGGGATATGCTCTCTCCTGGCGAGGACTCTGATATGGATTTGTGTTCTGGATCGGATCGTGCTGCAACACCAAACAAGGTTTCCGGCTCAGTTGCGCGGACGCCTGCTGTTATGCGGATGCCGGCACGCTCTGCTGTGTCTCCCTCCCAGCCACCAGTTGTTCCCCGCCCCGCCAGTAGCAAGAGTCAGGCTttggctgccgccgctggtgctggtgccgaACTTGATGCCGACTCGCCAGAGACCCCGAGCTATGATGATGAAATGGATGTGGAACTGAgccccaacaccatggccAGCAACAATGCGCCTTCTTTGGTTAGTGACGATGGAGAATATGACGACTCGGACGATGCTGCTTCCGACAGTAGCGATGCCATGGAGATCGAGTCGGTCTCTGATGTCGCCGAGATCAACCTTGAGGAGGACGTGGATGTCCGTGACAGTGCTCCGCGGCCCATCCAACACTGCCGCAAAATAAACAACACAGACAAACTGAAAAAAGATGAGAACAGGCATGTGACCTTTGTCAGTCCAGGTCCTGTTCCTAAAGCCAACACCAAGGGGATGCGGAAGCAAAAAATGTAG
- the RTF1 gene encoding RNA polymerase-associated protein rtf1 (EggNog:ENOG503NU0X; BUSCO:EOG09264XOZ; COG:K), whose protein sequence is MSDAESLDDELLALAGGDEYSDSEDDEPRNKSRGDRSRTTSPAPASSKKTDATTRGVAVKRTPAKKTRRRSRSDDESEDEGEASPPASPGSQGSASMDDSDSDSDAAPTQARGGDDDAIQYPVEGLFKSQEEKARIMGMREIEREQILAERREENERIRQNRMLRQLKVNQEKDSKKRKASAVDLEDELRKPSRARTKAGEISEKMDTLRRAREERTSRREQRERDMDRRKQRSPSYRDRSRSHDDRDSDAGDWRRSSRQKSRTPEKEILPADLRDVERVRVGRSRFAEVCFYPGFERAITGCFVRINIGPDQTTRQDVYRMAIIKGFNTGRPYAMPDSSGHQMVVDLYVKVAHGDAVREWPFISCSDRNFTESEWNRYKQVCLQAGISVPTKTQLVNKISDINGLVRHKWTEQEIAEKLKRQNSLMQKFSSTERDNLTRQLEAARARGDEDAVDSLQKKLEDLSTPKLAFRTSLTSADKKRPEGKGLTQQEKLALLNAENRRRNAEEVRKAQIKERSRTIIPKNVAAADKASQEGDSQKESGNNTPAANGNSNGGLLPHIAKLQEQQRATAKNGLPLVHAPLMDDDIIGALDLGIDIEID, encoded by the exons ATGTCTGACGCCGAGTctcttgatgatgagctccttGCGCTtgccggaggagatgagTACTCTGACTCCGAAGACGATGagccaagaaacaaaagcCGTGGCGACAGGTCGCGCacgacatcaccagcccctGCATCTTCCAAGAAGACTGATGCGACTACCAGAGGTGTAGCTGTGAAGAGGACGCCTGCAAAGAAGACGAGAAGACGTAGTAGGAGCGATGACGAGTCggaggatgaaggagagGC CTCGCCTCCCGCCTCTCCAGGCTCACAAGGCTCAGCTTCCATGGACGATTccgactccgactccgacGCGGCCCCGACCCAAGCTCGCGGTGGAGATGACGATGCCATCCAGTACCCCGTTGAGGGTCTGTTCAAGAGtcaagaggagaaggcccGCATCATGGGCATGCGTGAGATCGAGAGAGAACAGATTCTTGCTGAACGACGAGAGGAGAATGAGCGAATTCGACAGAATAGGATGCTGCGACAGCTCAAGGTCAACCAGGAGAAGGACAgcaagaagcgcaaggcgAGCGCCGTCGACCTCGAAGATGAGCTGCGGAAGCCATCCCGTGCCCGCACCAAGGCTGGCGAGATTAGCGAGAAGATGGATACGTTGCGTCGTGCTCGCGAGGAACGCACCAGCCGCAGAGAGCAGAGAGAGCGGGACATGGATCGCCGCAAGCAACGCTCTCCTTCCTACAGAGACCGAAGCCGCAGCCACGACGACCGTGATAGCGATGCGGGCGACTGGCGCAGAAGCTCTCGACAAAAGTCTAGAACGCCCGAGAAGGAGATCCTGCCTGCTGATCTTCGCGATGTTGAGCGTGTCCGTGTTGGCCGCAGCCGCTTCGCCGAGGTTTGCTTTTACCCTGGCTTCGAGCGGGCCATCACAGGGTGCTTTGTGCGCATTAATATTGGTCCTGATCAGACTACTCGCCAAGATGTCTACCGTATGGCTATCATTAAGG GGTTCAACACCGGTAGACCTTATGCGATGCCTGACAGCTCTGGGCATCAGATGGTCGTCGATTTGTATGTTAAGGTTGCCCATGGAGATGCTGTAAGAGAGTGGCCATTCATCAGCTGCTCAGACCGAAACTTCACCGAG AGCGAGTGGAATCGCTACAAGCAAGTTTGCCTGCAGGCGGGCATCTCCGTACCCACTAAGACCCAGCTGGTCAACAAGATTAGCGACATTAACGGCCTCGTCCGTCACAAGTGGACTGAGCAGGAGAttgccgagaagctcaagcgTCAAAACAGCCTCATGCAGAAGTTCAGCAGCACTGAGCGTGACAACCTCACCCGCCAGCTCGAGGCCGCCCGTGCTCGCGGTGATGAAGACGCTGTTGACAGCCtccagaagaagctcgaggaccTCAGCACGCCGAAGCTAGCATTTAGAACGTCGCTCACTTCTGCTGACAAGAAGAGGCCCGAGGGCAAGGGTTTGACCCAGCAGGAGAAGCTTGCTCTTTTGAACGCCGAGAACCGTCGCCGCAATGCCGAGGAGGTGCGCAAGGCCCAGATCAAGGAGAGGTCCCGTACCATCATCCCTAAGAACGTCGCCGCGGCGGATAAGGCTAGTCAGGAGGGCGATTCTCAAAAGGAGAGCGGCAACAACACACCTGCTGCCAATGGTAACAGCAACGGGGGCCTCTTGCCTCACATTGCCAAGttgcaggagcagcagcgggcTACGGCCAAGAACGGGTTGCCGCTGGTGCATGCGCcgttgatggatgatgatatcaTTGGGGCGCTGGATCTCGGTATCGATATTGAGATTGACTAA
- the COQ7 gene encoding ubiquinone biosynthesis monooxygenase Coq7 (EggNog:ENOG503NY4E; COG:Q), protein MASPRRLLRTARQLTSAKTPLLTSQSPRHVSTTPSPPLPSPSSPPLPPKNLKPLTESQREMLSSFLRVNQAGELAATLIYTAQTPPILAREPHLRPLMNHMYDQEADHLRVFNSLIAKHRVRPTALYPLWSVLATGLGWSTAVMGKEAAMACTEAVETEIGGHYNAQIRELLKMVSEWEAEGYDVGEEFTELISTLRRIRDEELEHLDHAVEHDAQKAEPHWLLTGVIRAGCRGAIWVSERV, encoded by the coding sequence ATGGCCTCTCCCAGACGCCTCCTCCGAACAGCCCGCCAACTCACCTCAGCCAAAACCCCCTTActcacctcccaatccccccGCCATGTCTCaaccacaccctccccaccattaccatcaccatcatcaccacccctacCACCCAAAAACCTCAAACCCTTGACAGAATCTCAGCGGGAAATGCTCTCCTCATTCCTCCGCGTCAACCAAGCCGGCGAGCTAGCCGCCACCCTCATCTACACAGCCCAGACgccccccatcctcgcccgcGAGCcccacctccgccccctGATGAATCACATGTACGACCAAGAAGCCGACCACCTCCGCGTCTTCAACTCCCTCATCGCCAAACACCGCGTCCGCCCAACAGCCCTCTACCCCCTCTGGTCCGTCCTCGCGACCGGACTAGGCTGGTCCACCGCCGTCATGGGCAAAGAAGCCGCCATGGCCTGCACCGAAGCCGTCGAGACTGAAATCGGGGGCCATTACAATGCGCAGATTCGGGAGCTCCTCAAGATGGTCAGCGAgtgggaggcggaggggtaTGATGTCGGCGAGGAATTCACCGAGTTGATCAGCACGCTGAGGAGGATACgggacgaggagctggagcatTTGGACCACGCGGTCGAGCATGACGCGCAAAAGGCGGAGCCGCACTGGCTCCTGACCGGAGTCATCAGAGCGGGGTGTAGGGGGGCTATCTGGGTTAGTGAACGGGTGTAA
- the SPO14 gene encoding Phospholipase D1 (COG:I; EggNog:ENOG503NX5P), whose amino-acid sequence MTDTPRLEPSGTPRKEAKTTLSSGTLDELPTIPQAKLLHTHSSPLLSDHVDFATRPATRPNSLRGQSIAENEPTDYLNGGVVHDRQSSPAAGYGNGPIPSALNAENPPKSAASGPSDLLDTSEFTLPNSNRRSVQFTQDDFAPDQITAHSRQGSWDTREAFGKLRGSGFIAILKDLKGTGGSHTPRTPGAGPSELPSTASSPTALRNPPRIPRAADEGSDVDADAEETADETVGGAAKGKQRKKRRIRRPRMDSYSTPNTPQVGVGSQDTAAAGYGRFGGLLRRATLGGVDDHGVVSEGEGRDRLTNARAPRRVTPWSSRGGHDDGEEAESPGGSRVGHHFRRFSALGGVGGGVSDGDAISPRRPFFGTERASTFSAQKWKQVKGALKLLRKKPDEQFDFAKSAELMAELRAVTPAVLMLASMIQRDEHGNKRIPVLLEQLRLKVKSSTPSQEKDSERHWLFEIELEYGSGPSQMKWTIHRTIKDILNLHWKYKLTLGNEKLPSIHQGARPKQPSFPLSAFPYLRGVRGLDESDEEDAPNSQLTPNLLVNNNDRAEETAGELTAGEATVQEGTDIDAPIRKKRSRMSYLGARRKTSALGSMADLGASALDPSVAKRRYVERQQRTLEKYLQDMIRWLMFRADSNRLCRFLELSALGVRLAAEGSYHGKECYLHIQSSKGLDFRRVLTPGKVIARHSRKWFLVRQSYIVCVESPENMNIYDVYLVDPKFKLISKNTKGKELTGKDKNREDDVENLDLTAPRPVAKHHTLKILTSERKVKLFSPNQHLIQQFEESIVEMLKNTPWHLHNRFGSFAPVRTGAYAQWLVDGRDYMWNVSRAISMAKDVIYIHDWWLSPELYMRRPACISQKWRLDRLLQRKAAEGVKVFVIVYRNVEAAIPIDSEYTKFSLLNLHPNIFVQRSPHQFKKNQFFFAHHEKIVIVDHDIAFVGGIDLCFGRWDCPQHPVVDDKPTGFEPQEGQPRDAEHVQLFPGKDYSNPRVRDFFRLNEPYEEMYDRSRIPRMPWHDIAMQVVGQPARDLTRHFVQRWNYVRRGRKPTRPTPFLLPPPDCNPEELEAVGLNGTCEVQILRSASTWSLGIEDTEQSIHLAYIKMIEDSDHFVYMENQFFITSTETLNSKMVNGIGDALVRRIIRAHENDEDWRAVILIPLMPGFQNEVNEQDGTSVRLILQCQYRSICRGEHSIFGRLKAAGIDPEDYIQFFCLRQWGKMSNGMLTTEMLYIHAKCIIVDDRVALIGSANINERSMLGNRDSEAAAIVRDTDMIWSTMAGRPYQVGRFAHTLRLRLMREHLGLDVDEILEEERQADLDQAEAFEAEMDRIYSDESDGLSPVAESSRRRSSARPEPLNIPSRKNASDHQDTDPEKPVGRGRSSSRVSKGKGSADGLRIDIPQADKHKVEVEGLGADHWKAAQEEGLRQGRDSVIVNDREVLVHDVLSGGRGTIDSPKQAHQLRRPSAVTSRDEGGIDNDGIPPMPPFDRRTTEQLGLPRANQLPTLPMVDDTDIGGPPVHTDAGGRLSFGPAHTLPIDIKLADVHKDCMRDPLNPAFYDEVWSKVAENNTRIYRRVFRCMPDSEATNWAEYKEFDAYNQRFKESMDFHRSDEESEKPPMSHAAAQAGGGGAGIGAPGPATASYATAEKLASPLGNAVRDALSHNEPNKDAVLDEKRGMQENDYGQDNSWSDMNPDPEKSVDPLDTGNHPTNSSHDHLPQTEKLDVIKPRERRATFSNQEKPPKTGDSTASAANTDANGNSVKPVGSQRRPRRRTTTRGSRKGFSPTDDMLNRADAEELLNMTQGALVQFPYDWLVVEETNGNWLFQVDQVAPLAIYN is encoded by the exons ATGACGGATACCCCCCGGCTTGAGCCTTCGGGCACGCCTCGAAAGGAAGCAAAGACGACCCTTTCCTCCGGCACGCTCGACGAATtgcccaccatcccccaagccaaactcctccacacTCACTCATCACCATTGCTGTCCGACCATGTCGATTTTGCTACCCGCCCGGCGACGAGACCGAATTCCCTACGTGGGCAGAGCATTGCCGAGAACGAGCCTACAGATTACTTgaatgggggggttgtcCATGACCGACAATCTTCCCCTGCGGCTGGCTATGGCAATGGGCCCATACCGTCCGCTCTCAATGCTGAGAACCCCCCTAAATCCGCTGCCTCAGGCCCATCCGACCTACTGGACACATCGGAGTTCACTTTGCCGAATTCAAACCGAAGAAGCGTACAGTTCACCCAGGATGACTTCGCGCCAGACCAGATAACAGCACATTCGAGGCAGGGTTCTTGGGACACCCGCGAAGCCTTTGGAAAGCTCCGTGGCTCGGGTTTCATTGCCATACTCAAGGACTTGAAAGGCACTGGCGGATCGCATACCCCGAGGACACCTGGTGCCGGTCCTTCGGAACTCCCATCCACCGCAAGTTCGCCAACAGCACTCCGTAATCCACCAAGAATACCTCGCGCGGCAGACGAAGGTAGTGATGTTGATGCAGATGCCGAGGAAACTGCCGATGAGACGGTTGGCGGAGCTGCGAAGGGTAAACAACGAAAGAAGAGACGGATCCGGAGACCCAGAATGGACTCATATTCGACGCCCAACACACCTCAAGTTGGTGTGGGAAGCCAGGATACTGCTGCCGCTGGGTAcgggaggtttggagggcTTTTGCGACGTGCAACGTTGGGAGGCGTAGACGACCATGGCGTTGTATCTGAGGGTGAAGGTCGTGACCGCCTGACTAATGCACGGGCCCCCAGAAGAGTTACGCCATGGTCTTCAAGAGGTGGTCATGATGACGGGGAAGAAGCCGAAAGCCCAGGAGGTTCGAGGGTTGGCCATCATTTCAGAAGATTTTCGGCCCTCGGcggtgtcggtggtggtgtcagTGATGGGGATGCCATCAGCCCCAGAAGGCCCTTTTTCGGAACCGAACGAGCCAGTACGTTCAGTGCACAAAAATGGAAACAAGTTAAAGGTGCCTTGAAGCTGCTGCGCAAAAAGCCAGACGAGCAGTTTGACTTTGCCAAATCAGCAGAGCTCATGGCCGAACTACGGGCGGTTACCCCCGCTGTGTTGATGCTGGCAAGCATGATACAGCGGGACGAGCATGGTAACAAGAGGATCCCCGTGCTGCTCGAGCAGTTGAGGCTTAAAGTCAAGAGTAGTACGCCAAGTCAAGAGAAGGACAGCGAGAGACATTGGCTCTTTGAAATCGAGCTCGAGTACGGCAGTGGTCCAAGTCAGATGAAGTGGACCATCCACCgcaccatcaaggacattCTCAACCTTCATTGGAAGTATAAGTTGACGCTAGGGAACGAGAAGTTGCCTTCCATTCATCAAGGGGCGAGACCAAAACAGCCCAGCTTTCCTTTGTCTGCCTTTCCCTACCTTCGTGGAGTGAGAGGCTTGGATGAgtctgacgaggaggatgctcCGAACAGCCAGCTTACGCCCAACCTGCTTGTTAATAACAACGATAGGGCTGAAGAGACGGCCGGGGAGCTAACAGCAGGCGAAGCGACTGTTCAGGAAGGGACCGATATCGACGCCCCGATTCGGAAAAAGCGCTCACGCATGTCGTACCTGGGTGCTCGACGAAAGACCTCAGCGCTCGGATCCATGGCCGATCTTGGTGCCAGTGCTTTGGACCCCAGTGTGGCCAAGAGACGCTACGTTGAGCGGCAACAGAGGACGCTGGAAAAGTATCTTCAAGACATGATTCGCTGGCTCATGTTCCGCGCGGATAGCAACCGTCTCTGCCGCTTCCTCGAACTCTCTGCCCTTGGTGTGCGCCTTGCTGCAGAAGGCAGCTATCACGGGAAAGAATGCTACCTGCACATTCAGTCCTCCAAGGGACTCGACTTTCGACGGGTTTTGACGCCAGGAAAGGTGATTGCTAGACACAGTCGGAAATGGTTCCTTGTGCGTCAAAGTTATATCGTCTGCGTTGAGTCCCCGGAGAACATGAATATCTACGACGTCTACCTCGTTGATCCCAAGTTCAAGCTCATATCGAAGAacaccaagggcaaggagcTTACCGGCAAGGACAAAAATAgagaggatgatgttgaaaaTCTCGACTTGACGGCTCCCCGCCCTGTGGCCAAGCACCATACTCTCAAGATCCTTACCTCGGAGCGAAAGGTCAAGTTGTTCTCCCCGAATCAGCACCTCATTCAGCAATTTGAGGAGTCCATCGTGGAGATGCTGAAGAACACGCCATGGCACCTGCACAATCGGTTTGGCAGCTTTGCCCCTGTTCGCACTGGGGCCTATGCCCAATGGCTTGTGGACGGCCGAGACTACATGTGGAACGTCTCGCGTGCCATCAGCATGGCAAAGGATGTCATCTACATTCACGACTGGTGGCTGAGTCCCGAGTTGTACATGAGACGTCCCGCTTGTATCAGCCAAAAGTGGCGACTTGATCGTCTGCTGCAGCGAAAGGCTGCCGAAGGTGTCAAGGTCTTTGTGATTGTCTACCGCAATGTGGAAGCCGCTATCCCTATTGATTCCGAGTATACCAAATTTTCCTTGCTTAACTTGCACCCGAACATTTTTGTCCAGCGCTCGCCACATCAGTTTAAAAAGAACCAGTTCTTCTTTGCTCATCACGAAAAGATCGTTATTGTCGATCATGATATCGCCTTTGTCGGTGGCATCGATCTCTGCTTTGGTCGTTGGGATTGCCCGCAACATCCTGTGGTGGACGACAAACCTACTGGTTTCGAGCCTCAAGAGGGACAGCCCAGGGATGCCGAGCATGTTCAACTCTTCCCCGGAAAGGACTATTCTAACCCCCGTGTTCGCGACTTCTTCCGCCTCAACGAGCCTTACGAGGAGATGTATGATCGCTCCAGAATCCCACGCATGCCATGGCACGATATTGCCATGCAAGTAGTAGGCCAGCCAGCTCGCGATCTCACTCGTCACTTTGTTCAGAGGTGGAACTACGTCCGTCGCGGACGCAAGCCCACCAGACCTACGCCGTTCCTGCTGCCTCCGCCGGATTGCAACCCAGAGGAGCTTGAGGCAGTTGGCTTGAATGGCACTTGTGAGGTGCAAATCCTTCGCTCGGCATCCACCTGGTCTCTAGGCATTGAAGACACGGAACAAAGCATCCACTTGGCTTATATCAAGATGATCGAAGACTCGGACCATTTCGTATATATGGAGAATCAGTTCTtcatcaccagcaccgagACCCTCAATAGCAAGATGGTCAATGGTATCGGCGATGCCCTGGTTCGCCGCATCATTCGTGCTCACGAAAACGACGAGGACTGGCGAGCGGTTATCCTGATTCCCCTGATGCCTGGCTTCCAGAACGAGGTGAACGAACAAGATGGCACCAGCGTTCGTCTCATTCTGCAGTGCCAATACCGCAGTATCTGTCGTGGAGAGCACTCGATCTTTGGGCGCCTCAAGGCTGCCGGCATTGACCCTGAGGACTACATTCAGTTCTTTTGTCTCCGGCAGTGGGGCAAGATGTCCAACGGCATGCTCACAACCGAGATGTTGTATATCCATGCCAAGTGCATCATCGTTGACGACCGGGTGGCTTTGATCGGATCGGCCAACATCAATGAGCGCTCCATGTTGGGCAACCGCGATTCCGAGGCTGCCGCCATCGTCCGCGATACCGACATGATTTGGTCCACGATGGCCGGACGCCCTTATCAGGTCGGGAGATTCGCCCACACGCTGCGTCTTCGGTTGATGAGAGAGCATTTGGGCTTGGACGTTGACgagattttggaggaggaaagacAGGCCGATCTCGACCAAGCAGAGGCTttcgaggccgagatggacCGCATCTACAGCGACGAATCCGATGGACTGTCTCCTGTGGCCGAGAGCTCAAGACGCCGTAGTTCGGCTCGCCCAGAGCCACTCAATATCCCATCTCGGAAGAACGCCAGTGATCACCAGGATACAGATCCGGAGAAGCCGGTGGGCAGAGGCCGGTCTTCCTCCAGGGTctccaagggcaagggctCTGCCGACGGTCTACGAATTGACATTCCACAGGCTGACAAGCACAaggtggaagtggaaggtCTCGGTGCTGATCATTGGAAGGCCGCTCAGGAGGAAGGTCTTCGTCAGGGGCGTGATTCTGTTATTGTCAATGATAGAGAAGTGTTGGTTCATGATGTTTTGTCTGGCGGAAGGGGAACAATTGACAGTCCCAAGCAAGCTCATCAGCTCCGGCGCCCCTCGGCCGTCACCTCTCGTGACGAAGGAGGGATTGACAACGACGGTATTCCTCCCATGCCACCATTTGACAGGCGGACCACGGAGCAACTTGGACTGCCACGGGCAAACCAGTTGCCAACACTGCCCATGGTGGACGATACCGACATTGGCGGCCCGCCCGTTCACACTGACGCTGGCGGAAGGTTGAGCTTCGGGCCCGCCCACACCCTTCCTATTGATATCAAGCTGGCCGATGTCCACAAGGATTGTATGCGCGATCCTCTCAACCCAGCCTTCTACGATGAAGTCTGGTCGAAAGTGGCTGAGAACAACACCAGGATTTACCGACGCGTGTTCCGCTGCATGCCAGACTCGGAAGCAACCAACTGGGCTGAGTACAAGGAGTTCGACGCTTACAACCAACGCTTCAAGGAGAGCATGGACTTTCACCGCTCCGACGAAGAGAGCGAGAAGCCTCCCATGAGCCATGCGGCAGCCCAggctggaggcggtggagctgGTATCGGCGCGCCCGGTCCTGCTACTGCCAGTTACGCGACGGCTGAGAAACTGGCAAGTCCCTTGGGCAATGCTGTCAGGGACGCTCTCAGTCACAACGAGCCAAACAAGGATGCCGTTCTTGATGAAAAGCGCGGCATGCAAGAAAATGACTATGGGCAAGACAACTCGTGGAGTGATATGAACCCCGACCCAGAGAAGTCTGTCGACCCCTTGGACACGGGTAATCATCCGACCAATTCAAGTCACGATCACTTGCCCCAGACGGAGAAGCTTGATGTTATCAAACCAAGGGAGCGGAGGGCTACCTTTTCCAACCAGGAGAAGCCCCCCAAGACGGGCGACAGCACTGCGTCAGCTGCCAATACTGATGCCAACGGCAATAGTGTGAAGCCAGTTGGGTCTCAACGACGCCCCAGGCGGCGGACTACCACCAGGGGTAGCCGGAAGGGCTTCAGTCCGACTGATGATATGCTCAACCGCGCCGATGCTGAGGAGCTGCTTAACATGACGCAAGGTGCTTTGGTGCAGTTCCCGTATGATTGgcttgtggtggaggagacgaaTGGCAACTGGCTGTTCCAGGTGGACCAGGTGGCTCCGTTGGCTATCTA TAACTGA